The Candidatus Eisenbacteria bacterium genome includes a window with the following:
- a CDS encoding metallophosphoesterase family protein: MRVAALYDIHGNLRALEAVLADVVSSGVDRVVVGGDTVPGPWPRKTLDRLLALDLPIQFIHGNCERSVLAQMAALTGAPVTYWGTTSGKPLPEKDQAIMRWTAAQLGPDDERLFAAWPRTLRLSIDGLGDVLFCHATPRSETEIFTRLTPEERLLPLFQSLGVSLVVCGHTHMQFDRMVGKTRVVNSGSVGAPIGQTGAFWTLLGPGVEHRRTRYDLERTAEEIRGTRHPQAAEQAKNLLDPPNEEETLALFESFAVK, encoded by the coding sequence ATGCGTGTGGCCGCGCTCTACGACATCCACGGCAACCTTCGCGCGCTCGAGGCGGTGCTCGCCGACGTCGTCTCTTCGGGCGTCGATCGCGTCGTGGTCGGTGGCGATACCGTGCCGGGCCCCTGGCCGCGCAAGACGCTGGATCGCCTGCTGGCGCTCGACCTGCCCATCCAGTTCATCCACGGCAACTGCGAGCGCTCGGTGCTCGCCCAGATGGCGGCGTTGACGGGTGCGCCCGTCACCTACTGGGGCACGACCTCGGGCAAGCCGCTCCCGGAGAAGGACCAGGCCATCATGCGCTGGACCGCCGCGCAGCTCGGACCCGACGACGAGCGGTTGTTCGCCGCCTGGCCGCGGACGCTGCGCCTGAGCATCGATGGCCTCGGCGACGTGCTCTTCTGCCACGCCACACCGCGCAGCGAGACCGAGATCTTCACGCGTCTCACGCCCGAGGAGCGGCTGCTCCCGCTCTTCCAGAGCCTCGGGGTCTCGCTCGTGGTCTGCGGGCACACGCACATGCAGTTCGACCGGATGGTCGGGAAGACGCGCGTCGTCAACTCCGGCAGCGTGGGCGCGCCGATCGGCCAGACCGGCGCTTTCTGGACCTTGCTCGGCCCCGGTGTCGAGCATCGGCGCACCCGCTACGACCTCGAGAGGACGGCGGAGGAGATTCGAGGGACGCGCCATCCGCAGGCGGCGGAGCAGGCGAAGAACCTCCTCGATCCACCGAACGAGGAAGAAACGCTGGCATTGTTCGAGTCGTTTGCGGTGAAATGA
- a CDS encoding HlyD family efflux transporter periplasmic adaptor subunit: MDIPRPKVKRHRTRVLVIIATAVVLLTTLGLSQLRPASPEIERATLLIDAVKRGPMLRQVHANGTLVPEDQRFVSALTAGRVDKVLVRPGATVGADDVLVELSNPDVQLEALDSERQLKLAEADLASLRSTLETARLAQTSALASARTEKREAERAVAVAERLAKDGLSSAMEVERATDRLTEAKERFEMEEKRLELANEALKAQIELRKADAERLRAIARFQQERVTSMRVKAGAAGQVQQLDLQPGQWVQSGQPLARVATPDRLKAVLQIPESQARDIALGLPATIDTRNGVVKGRVVRIDPGVQNGSVAVDIAFDGPLPRGARPDLGIDGTIVIERIAEVLSVGRPALGGSETTLRLFRLEPDGHTAVRVPVQLGRASFDAVEILAGLREGDRVILSEMSRWDHTDRVRLR; encoded by the coding sequence TTGGACATTCCGCGCCCCAAGGTGAAGCGCCATCGCACCCGCGTGCTGGTCATCATCGCCACCGCGGTGGTGCTGCTCACCACCCTGGGTCTCTCTCAGCTCAGGCCAGCGTCGCCCGAGATCGAGCGCGCCACGCTCCTGATCGATGCGGTCAAGCGCGGTCCGATGCTTCGCCAGGTGCACGCCAACGGAACGCTGGTGCCGGAGGATCAGCGCTTCGTGTCCGCCCTCACCGCCGGCCGCGTCGACAAGGTGCTGGTGCGGCCCGGCGCGACGGTCGGCGCCGACGACGTGCTGGTCGAGCTCAGCAATCCCGACGTCCAGCTCGAGGCACTCGATTCGGAACGCCAGCTCAAGCTCGCCGAGGCCGATCTCGCGAGCCTCCGCTCCACGCTCGAGACCGCGCGGCTGGCGCAAACGTCCGCGCTCGCGAGCGCGCGCACCGAGAAGCGCGAGGCCGAGCGGGCGGTCGCGGTGGCGGAGCGGCTGGCCAAGGACGGTCTCTCCTCCGCGATGGAAGTCGAGCGCGCGACCGACAGGTTGACCGAGGCCAAGGAGCGCTTCGAAATGGAGGAGAAGCGGCTCGAGCTCGCCAACGAGGCGCTCAAGGCGCAGATCGAGCTGCGCAAGGCCGACGCCGAGCGCCTGCGCGCGATCGCCCGCTTCCAGCAGGAGCGCGTCACGTCGATGCGCGTCAAGGCCGGCGCCGCGGGCCAGGTGCAGCAGCTCGACCTCCAGCCCGGACAATGGGTGCAGTCGGGTCAGCCGCTGGCGCGCGTCGCCACGCCGGATCGGCTGAAAGCCGTGCTCCAGATCCCCGAGTCGCAGGCCCGCGACATCGCGCTCGGCCTCCCGGCCACCATCGACACCCGGAACGGCGTGGTCAAAGGCCGCGTCGTGCGCATCGATCCAGGGGTCCAGAACGGCTCGGTCGCGGTCGACATCGCCTTCGACGGCCCGCTCCCGCGCGGCGCGCGGCCCGACCTGGGAATCGACGGCACGATCGTGATCGAGCGCATCGCCGAAGTGCTCTCGGTGGGCCGTCCCGCGCTGGGCGGGAGCGAGACCACCCTGCGGCTCTTCCGGCTCGAGCCCGACGGGCACACCGCGGTGCGGGTGCCGGTCCAGCTCGGCCGAGCTTCGTTCGACGCCGTGGAAATCCTCGCCGGGTTGCGCGAGGGCGACCGCGTGATTCTTTCCGAGATGTCTCGTTGGGACCACACCGACCGGGTGAGGCTCCGCTGA
- a CDS encoding ABC transporter ATP-binding protein, whose translation MDRRDPMVRLENVERQFEQGAASFFALRRLSLEVGRGEWLSVMGPSGAGKSTLLAILGLQDTGWTGGYWLKGEAVHQLPLDARARLRAERIGFVFQSYHLLDDLTVYENLEVPLAYRDLSRSERAARVAHALDRFGLAARRDLRPNQLSGGQQQLVAVARALVGGPSLLLADEPTGSLHSDQAHEVMQLFRRLHEEGTTIVQVTHSREVAAWSERVVTLRDGWIVDEPASRGTSPATATSHS comes from the coding sequence ATGGACCGTCGCGATCCCATGGTCCGGCTCGAGAACGTCGAGCGACAGTTCGAGCAAGGCGCCGCGTCGTTCTTCGCGCTGCGCCGGCTGAGCCTCGAGGTCGGTCGCGGCGAGTGGCTCTCGGTGATGGGCCCGTCGGGCGCCGGCAAGTCGACCCTGCTGGCGATCCTCGGGCTCCAGGACACCGGCTGGACGGGCGGGTACTGGCTCAAGGGTGAGGCGGTTCACCAGCTGCCGCTCGATGCGCGCGCGCGATTGCGCGCGGAACGCATCGGCTTCGTCTTTCAGAGCTATCACCTGCTCGATGATCTCACCGTGTACGAGAACCTGGAGGTGCCGCTCGCGTACCGGGATCTGTCGCGATCGGAGCGTGCGGCGCGGGTCGCGCATGCGCTCGACCGCTTCGGATTGGCCGCGCGTCGCGACCTTCGCCCCAACCAGCTCTCGGGCGGCCAGCAACAGCTGGTCGCAGTCGCTCGCGCCCTGGTCGGCGGGCCGAGCCTGCTGCTCGCCGACGAGCCCACCGGCAGCCTCCATTCGGATCAGGCCCATGAAGTGATGCAGCTCTTTCGCCGCCTTCACGAGGAAGGCACGACCATCGTGCAGGTGACGCACTCGCGGGAAGTCGCCGCCTGGAGCGAGCGCGTCGTGACGCTTCGCGATGGCTGGATCGTCGACGAGCCGGCGAGTCGCGGAACCTCGCCGGCGACCGCAACGTCTCATTCATGA
- a CDS encoding ABC transporter ATP-binding protein — protein MTVLSAERTSANASHEASETNGKGLLRLDGVTKVFTTEEVETHALSGVHLRIQRNEFVSITGPSGCGKSTLLSILGLLDSPSDGHYWLDSRAVHELEAAERARIRNRQIGFIFQSFNLIGDLTVAENVELPLTYRGMAGEDRKRRVTQALERVSMSHRVNHLPSQLSGGQQQRVAVARALAGDPLILLADEPTGNLDSANGEAVMELLRDLHRSGTTICMVTHDPRFARYAQRSIHLFDGRVVDDREAE, from the coding sequence ATGACCGTCCTGTCCGCCGAGCGCACGTCCGCGAATGCCTCCCATGAGGCGAGCGAGACCAACGGGAAAGGCCTGCTCCGCCTGGACGGCGTGACCAAGGTCTTCACCACGGAAGAAGTGGAGACGCACGCCCTGTCCGGCGTCCATCTCAGGATCCAGCGCAACGAGTTCGTTTCGATCACCGGTCCGAGCGGATGCGGCAAGTCGACGCTCCTGTCGATCCTCGGATTGCTCGACTCGCCGAGCGATGGGCATTACTGGCTGGACAGCCGCGCGGTGCACGAGCTGGAAGCGGCCGAGCGGGCGCGGATCCGCAACCGTCAGATCGGTTTCATCTTCCAGAGCTTCAACCTCATCGGTGACCTGACCGTGGCCGAGAACGTGGAGCTGCCGCTCACCTACCGCGGCATGGCCGGTGAGGATCGCAAGCGCCGGGTCACGCAGGCGCTCGAGCGTGTGAGCATGTCGCATCGCGTCAACCATCTGCCGAGCCAGCTCTCGGGCGGCCAGCAGCAGCGCGTCGCGGTGGCGCGCGCGCTCGCGGGAGATCCGCTCATCCTGCTCGCCGACGAGCCGACCGGGAACCTCGACTCCGCGAACGGCGAAGCGGTGATGGAGCTGCTGCGTGACCTGCACCGAAGCGGCACCACGATCTGCATGGTGACCCACGATCCGCGCTTCGCGCGCTACGCGCAGCGCTCGATCCACCTCTTCGACGGGCGTGTGGTCGACGACCGGGAGGCGGAGTGA
- a CDS encoding sigma-54 dependent transcriptional regulator, which produces MTEGETTRILVADDDGDVLHALRLLLTGEGYEVETATSPAGVMALVESTDFDAALLDLNYARDTTSGREGIELVARLRALDSTLPVIVMTAWSSVEGAVAAVRSGARDYIEKPWNNGRLLATLQSQLELSRALRRGRRLELENRLLRRDGAPRMIAEAPVMRTVLELVARVGPSDANVLVTGEHGTGKELVARILHAASTRAARAMVTVNVGGLSEGVFESELFGHERGAFTGARAERVGRFELADGGTLFLDEIANVPLAQQAKLLRVLQTGEFERVGSSRTRRVSVRLVSATNADLHAEVAAGRFREDLLFRINTVEIRLPPLRDRREDIPLLAAEFLHRHARRYGKDLEGFDPEAMQALLQHPWPGNVRELEHAIERAVLLAPGPQVGSSDIGLSLREAAGAQAFEKLTLDEVERELIRRALKRHDGNVSEAAKSLGLSRSALYRRLERHGL; this is translated from the coding sequence ATGACGGAAGGCGAGACCACCCGCATCCTGGTCGCCGACGACGACGGCGACGTCCTTCACGCCCTCAGGCTCCTGCTCACGGGCGAAGGCTACGAGGTCGAGACCGCGACCTCGCCGGCCGGGGTGATGGCGCTGGTCGAATCGACCGACTTCGACGCCGCCCTGCTGGATCTGAATTACGCGCGCGACACCACCTCGGGCCGCGAAGGCATCGAGCTCGTCGCGCGGCTTCGAGCACTCGACTCCACGCTGCCGGTGATCGTGATGACCGCGTGGAGCAGCGTCGAAGGGGCGGTCGCGGCAGTGAGGAGCGGCGCCCGCGACTACATCGAGAAGCCCTGGAACAACGGCCGCCTGCTCGCCACGCTGCAGAGCCAGCTCGAGCTGTCGCGCGCGCTGCGCCGCGGCCGGCGGCTCGAGCTCGAGAACCGATTGCTGCGCCGCGACGGCGCGCCTCGCATGATCGCCGAGGCGCCGGTGATGCGCACGGTCCTCGAGCTGGTGGCCCGGGTCGGGCCAAGCGACGCCAACGTGCTCGTGACCGGCGAGCACGGCACCGGCAAGGAGCTGGTGGCGCGCATCCTTCACGCCGCGTCGACCCGGGCCGCGCGCGCCATGGTCACGGTCAACGTCGGCGGCCTCTCGGAAGGCGTGTTCGAGAGCGAGCTCTTCGGGCACGAGCGCGGCGCCTTCACCGGCGCGCGCGCCGAACGCGTGGGCCGCTTCGAGCTGGCCGACGGCGGCACCCTCTTCCTGGACGAGATCGCCAACGTTCCGCTCGCCCAGCAGGCCAAGCTGCTGCGCGTCCTCCAGACCGGCGAGTTCGAGCGCGTGGGCAGCTCGCGCACGCGCCGGGTCTCGGTGCGGCTGGTTTCGGCCACCAACGCCGATCTCCACGCCGAGGTCGCGGCCGGGCGCTTCCGCGAGGATCTGCTGTTTCGCATCAACACCGTCGAGATCCGGCTGCCGCCGCTGCGCGATCGCCGCGAGGACATTCCGCTGCTGGCCGCCGAGTTCCTGCACCGCCACGCGCGACGCTACGGCAAGGACCTCGAGGGCTTCGATCCCGAAGCGATGCAGGCGCTGCTCCAGCATCCCTGGCCCGGCAACGTGCGCGAGCTCGAGCATGCCATCGAGCGCGCGGTGCTGCTGGCGCCGGGCCCGCAGGTCGGCAGCTCCGACATCGGTCTCAGCCTGCGGGAGGCGGCCGGCGCGCAGGCTTTCGAGAAACTGACGCTGGACGAGGTCGAGCGCGAGCTGATCCGGCGCGCGCTCAAGCGGCACGACGGCAACGTGAGCGAAGCCGCGAAGAGCCTCGGGCTCTCGCGCAGCGCCCTCTATCGACGGCTCGAGCGCCACGGCCTGTGA
- a CDS encoding ABC transporter permease — protein sequence MDTLMWDLRQGWRSLLRTPGFSFIAVLTLALGIGANTAIFSLLDEVFLRPLPVREPRELAQVFVHADDDRSDFSYPEFQDLVQGAPARPAMASAVTWCALSVGDQSVHAYGQQISGNTFGLLGVPMFAGRPITEADDREGAAPVVVLSYDVWLSRFGSDRGVIGKPVRLDDVTATVVGIAAPSFRGTLRGFPTSFWVPIHMAPAIMQEPEALRSRNMSWMTVFTRVPPREWASARAEFQRGLDMGDPSAPHRRAIVLRPAGRGDLSLLEGPGHLSRLLMALVLVLLTIACANVAGLLLARTEARRREIAIRLALGSSAARLGRQFLIESLLISFTGGALGLLVATWTTQLLSAFRPASFFPIELAYRLDGRVLLFTVAVTLVTGIAFGLAPALQARGTDLLQALKRDAGSGWWSRRRFDPRRVLVGAQVALSVVLLTAAGLFLRTLWNERSVPLGFETRDRVAVSINLGATGYDRARAALFYQQLMERVRALPGVRSATLTQFLPVSRGGSSWGFAAGDLPMPNSPAINIDINGTGTDYFRTLGIPLVRGRELTAAETFAGERTFKAVINRTLAEKLWPGQDPLGKMLPLLGTERPPFEIVGLVGNARYRDLRGAARPYLYMSAPVAQSINLVLIAHMAPGAGNPIGAIGTLVSELDSRVALFEPTTLESHVAQAMVESRFGATLMGAFGLLAAALTALGLYGLLAFAVTRRTREIGLRLAFGATPSRVLRMIVSESFAISVPGLLAGLALALGLSRLIGHLLYGVSATDPWTYGAMLALMTLALLAAALLPGARAARLEPMAALREE from the coding sequence ATGGACACCTTGATGTGGGATCTGCGGCAGGGGTGGCGCTCGCTCCTTCGCACGCCCGGTTTCAGCTTCATCGCCGTTTTGACGCTGGCGCTCGGCATCGGAGCCAACACCGCGATCTTCAGTCTGCTGGACGAGGTGTTCCTCCGCCCGCTCCCGGTCCGCGAGCCGCGCGAGCTGGCCCAGGTGTTCGTGCATGCCGACGACGACCGCTCGGACTTCTCCTACCCGGAGTTCCAGGATCTCGTCCAAGGAGCTCCGGCGCGACCTGCGATGGCGAGCGCGGTCACGTGGTGCGCGCTCAGCGTGGGCGACCAGTCGGTTCATGCCTACGGGCAGCAGATCTCGGGCAACACCTTTGGCCTGTTGGGAGTGCCGATGTTCGCGGGCCGTCCGATCACCGAGGCCGACGACCGCGAGGGCGCCGCGCCGGTCGTCGTCCTGAGCTATGACGTGTGGCTCTCGCGCTTCGGCAGCGACCGCGGAGTGATCGGCAAGCCGGTGCGGCTCGACGATGTGACGGCCACGGTCGTGGGGATCGCAGCCCCGAGCTTCCGGGGCACGCTGCGCGGCTTCCCCACATCGTTCTGGGTGCCGATCCACATGGCGCCCGCCATCATGCAGGAGCCGGAAGCGTTGCGAAGCCGCAACATGAGCTGGATGACCGTGTTCACTCGTGTGCCGCCTCGCGAGTGGGCTTCGGCGCGCGCCGAGTTCCAGCGCGGGCTGGACATGGGCGATCCTTCGGCGCCTCACAGGCGCGCGATCGTGCTGCGCCCGGCCGGTCGCGGCGATCTCTCGCTGCTCGAAGGCCCGGGACATCTCAGCCGGCTGCTCATGGCTCTGGTCCTGGTGCTGCTCACCATCGCGTGTGCCAACGTCGCCGGGCTGCTCCTCGCCCGCACCGAAGCAAGGCGGCGCGAGATCGCGATTCGCCTGGCGCTCGGCAGCAGCGCGGCCCGTCTAGGGCGGCAGTTCCTGATCGAGAGCCTGCTGATCTCGTTCACCGGCGGGGCGCTCGGCCTTCTGGTCGCCACGTGGACCACGCAACTGCTCTCGGCCTTCCGGCCCGCGTCCTTCTTTCCCATCGAGCTGGCGTACCGGCTCGACGGCCGCGTCCTGCTCTTCACCGTGGCGGTGACGCTCGTGACGGGCATCGCTTTCGGGCTCGCTCCGGCGCTTCAGGCGCGCGGCACCGACCTGCTTCAGGCGCTCAAGCGCGACGCCGGGTCGGGCTGGTGGAGCCGCCGTCGCTTCGATCCGCGACGCGTGCTGGTGGGCGCTCAGGTCGCTCTCTCGGTGGTGCTGCTGACGGCGGCGGGCCTGTTCCTGCGCACGCTGTGGAACGAGCGCTCGGTGCCGCTCGGCTTCGAAACCAGGGATCGCGTCGCCGTGTCCATCAATCTGGGCGCCACGGGCTACGACCGAGCGCGCGCCGCGCTGTTCTATCAGCAGCTCATGGAGCGCGTGCGCGCGCTCCCGGGTGTTCGGTCGGCGACGCTGACCCAGTTCCTGCCGGTTTCGCGGGGAGGAAGCTCGTGGGGCTTCGCCGCCGGCGATCTGCCCATGCCCAACTCGCCGGCCATCAACATCGACATCAACGGCACCGGCACCGACTATTTCCGCACGCTGGGAATCCCGCTGGTGCGAGGTCGCGAGCTGACCGCCGCAGAGACGTTCGCCGGCGAGCGCACGTTCAAGGCGGTGATCAACCGCACGCTCGCCGAGAAGCTGTGGCCAGGACAGGACCCGCTGGGAAAGATGCTGCCCCTGCTGGGTACGGAGCGTCCGCCATTCGAGATCGTGGGGCTGGTCGGCAACGCACGCTACAGGGACTTGCGCGGCGCGGCCCGCCCGTACCTCTACATGTCGGCCCCCGTCGCCCAGAGCATCAACCTGGTCCTGATCGCTCACATGGCGCCAGGAGCCGGCAACCCGATCGGGGCGATCGGGACCCTGGTGAGCGAGCTCGATTCGCGGGTCGCCCTGTTCGAGCCAACCACGCTCGAGAGCCACGTGGCGCAGGCCATGGTCGAATCGCGCTTCGGCGCCACGTTGATGGGCGCTTTCGGTCTGCTGGCCGCCGCGCTCACGGCGCTCGGGCTCTACGGGCTGCTGGCGTTCGCGGTCACCCGCCGCACGCGCGAGATCGGGTTGCGCCTCGCGTTCGGCGCCACGCCCTCTCGCGTGCTCCGCATGATCGTCTCCGAGAGCTTCGCGATCTCGGTTCCGGGACTCCTGGCCGGGCTGGCTCTGGCGCTCGGGCTCTCGCGGCTGATCGGGCACCTGCTCTACGGCGTGTCGGCCACCGACCCGTGGACCTACGGCGCGATGCTGGCGTTGATGACGCTCGCGCTGCTCGCCGCGGCGCTGCTTCCCGGGGCGCGCGCCGCGCGGCTCGAGCCCATGGCCGCGCTGCGGGAGGAGTGA
- a CDS encoding ABC transporter permease: protein MDSLLQDIRVGWRSLWRAPAFACVVILILGLGIGANTMIFNIANAFLFRPWPYMDFQKNAVIYGVDPAHDEKGLELSFPDFVDVRARSKSFERIACYTETQAYMTLGKEPERFDATWVTPGLFAIYGATPQLGREFLPEEEVKSRALTVIMLSDRIWRERFGADPKILGRTVKMNGRIRRIVGIAPPEFRFPETADFFIPNYFEPHEESRAARYLDVVGRLKPGVSFKQANAEIAAIGADLAKQYPNSNKGTTLRVATYREAAAEDIGPMIAVMMAAVGFVLLIVCANVANLLLARGAGRRREVALRFALGATRGRIVRQLLTESLILSVLGGALGLLLAVWGRDLVLGSIPVELPFWMKFDTDLNTIVFMLGVSMLAAVLSGFTPALQTSHVDVHEALKDGGQHGSTSRSGRRLRSALVVAEISLALVLLAGAGLMIRSFLHQVEQKNTIQGKGVLTAAFTMPIAVYPNNAAKLAFMDRVMPALAALPGVRSISTTQILPLNRGAWSRLVWFEGDPEGADAPRRPVFWSVVRPGYFSTMGIPMRKGRDFNAQDDTASTKVVIVSQTAARTLWPNKEAIGQRFKWAVDDTMGWKTVVGVVGDVTQHIEGKKPPCHVYTPHQQEPLQTVTIVAKYDGDAAAMTAAMRRVVQSQDADMPLYDVRTMEEAIHRALWENRIWASLMTVFASLALIIAAVGIYGVMAYSVAQRTQEIGIRMALGAARNDVLRLVVTQAMRLTVIGVGIGLAGAYAVTRLMASVLFGVSATDPPTFIGVTVILGLSAVIAAWLPAERATRVDPMVALRSE, encoded by the coding sequence ATGGACTCCCTGTTGCAGGACATCCGGGTCGGCTGGCGCTCGCTGTGGCGCGCGCCCGCGTTCGCCTGCGTCGTGATCCTGATCCTCGGTCTCGGGATCGGGGCCAACACCATGATCTTCAACATCGCGAACGCGTTCCTGTTCCGGCCCTGGCCGTACATGGACTTCCAGAAGAACGCGGTGATTTACGGCGTGGATCCCGCGCACGATGAGAAGGGCCTGGAGCTCAGCTTCCCCGATTTCGTCGATGTGCGCGCGCGCTCGAAGTCCTTCGAGCGCATCGCCTGTTACACCGAGACCCAGGCCTACATGACGCTCGGCAAGGAGCCGGAGCGTTTCGACGCCACCTGGGTCACGCCCGGACTGTTCGCGATCTACGGGGCCACGCCTCAGCTCGGTCGTGAGTTCCTTCCGGAGGAAGAGGTAAAGAGTCGCGCGCTGACGGTCATCATGCTCAGCGATCGCATCTGGAGAGAGCGCTTCGGCGCCGATCCCAAGATCCTGGGCCGCACCGTCAAGATGAACGGCCGCATCCGACGCATCGTCGGCATCGCGCCGCCGGAGTTCCGCTTCCCCGAGACCGCCGACTTCTTCATTCCGAACTACTTCGAGCCGCATGAGGAGTCCCGGGCGGCGCGCTATCTGGACGTCGTCGGGCGCCTGAAGCCCGGCGTCAGCTTCAAGCAGGCCAACGCCGAGATCGCCGCGATCGGGGCCGATCTGGCGAAGCAGTACCCGAACAGCAACAAGGGCACGACGCTGCGGGTCGCCACTTACCGCGAGGCGGCAGCCGAGGACATCGGACCGATGATCGCGGTGATGATGGCTGCGGTCGGCTTCGTGCTCTTGATCGTGTGCGCCAACGTCGCCAACCTGCTGCTGGCACGGGGTGCGGGCCGCCGCCGCGAGGTCGCGCTGCGCTTCGCCCTTGGCGCCACGCGCGGGCGCATCGTTCGCCAGCTCCTGACCGAGAGCCTGATCCTCTCCGTGCTGGGTGGGGCGCTGGGCCTGCTGCTCGCGGTCTGGGGCCGCGACCTGGTACTGGGCTCGATCCCGGTCGAGCTGCCGTTCTGGATGAAGTTCGACACCGACCTCAACACCATCGTCTTCATGCTCGGCGTGTCGATGCTGGCGGCCGTGCTCTCCGGGTTCACGCCGGCTCTTCAGACCTCGCACGTCGACGTTCACGAAGCGCTCAAGGACGGTGGCCAGCATGGGAGCACGAGCCGCAGCGGCCGGCGTCTGCGCAGCGCGCTGGTGGTCGCCGAGATCTCGCTGGCCTTGGTGCTCCTGGCCGGGGCGGGTCTCATGATCCGCAGCTTCCTTCATCAGGTGGAGCAGAAGAACACCATCCAGGGGAAGGGGGTGCTGACCGCTGCCTTCACCATGCCGATCGCCGTCTATCCCAACAACGCCGCCAAGCTCGCGTTCATGGACCGGGTGATGCCGGCGCTGGCCGCACTCCCGGGCGTTCGTTCGATCAGCACGACGCAGATCCTGCCGCTCAACCGGGGAGCCTGGAGCCGCCTGGTGTGGTTCGAGGGCGATCCTGAAGGGGCCGACGCCCCGCGCCGCCCGGTGTTCTGGAGCGTGGTGCGACCCGGCTACTTCTCGACCATGGGCATTCCGATGCGCAAGGGCCGCGACTTCAACGCGCAAGACGACACGGCATCGACCAAGGTGGTCATCGTGAGCCAGACCGCCGCCCGCACGCTATGGCCCAACAAGGAGGCGATCGGTCAGCGCTTCAAGTGGGCCGTGGACGACACCATGGGGTGGAAGACGGTGGTCGGCGTGGTGGGGGACGTCACCCAGCACATCGAGGGCAAGAAGCCGCCCTGCCACGTCTACACGCCGCACCAGCAGGAGCCGCTCCAGACCGTGACCATCGTCGCCAAGTACGACGGCGATGCCGCGGCCATGACGGCCGCCATGCGCCGGGTGGTTCAGTCCCAGGATGCGGACATGCCGCTCTACGACGTCCGAACGATGGAAGAAGCGATTCATCGCGCGCTGTGGGAGAACCGAATTTGGGCCAGCCTCATGACCGTGTTCGCCTCGCTGGCGCTGATCATCGCCGCGGTCGGCATCTACGGCGTCATGGCCTACAGCGTCGCCCAGCGCACGCAGGAGATCGGCATCCGTATGGCGCTCGGCGCCGCGCGGAACGACGTGCTGCGCCTGGTGGTCACCCAGGCGATGCGCCTCACGGTGATCGGCGTGGGAATCGGGCTGGCCGGCGCCTACGCGGTCACCCGGCTCATGGCCAGCGTCCTGTTCGGCGTCAGCGCGACCGACCCGCCGACCTTCATCGGCGTCACCGTGATCCTCGGGCTCAGCGCGGTGATTGCCGCGTGGCTGCCGGCCGAGCGCGCGACGAGGGTCGATCCCATGGTCGCGCTGCGCAGCGAGTAG
- a CDS encoding DNA adenine methylase — translation MIKYLGSKRVLLPRILDQVAPLPGVRTVLDLFSGTSRVAHALKRRGYRVHANDHNAYAAALATCYVQADRTRWLDRATRLIEELDKLSGKPGWFTETFCVRSRYLQPMNGARVDAIRDRIACLSLEPELEAIAIVSLMEAADRVDSTTGVQMAYLKRWAARSCQPLRLRVPELLDGPGGASCLEAIEAAGSFRADLVYLDPPYNQHSYLGNYHVWESLVRWDKPEVYGVAMKRRDVRERGSLFNRRGSIEPALRDVVMALDARWILVSFSDEGYLTPGQIEAILRERGPVTRRAVPHRRYVGHRIGIYNPKGVKVGTPGPGTNRELLFLVETGPTARRARIARATRVSAAAESAVN, via the coding sequence GTGATCAAGTACCTCGGCAGCAAGCGCGTGCTCCTGCCACGCATCCTGGATCAGGTCGCGCCTCTTCCGGGAGTGCGGACCGTGCTCGACCTCTTCTCCGGCACGTCGCGAGTGGCGCACGCCCTCAAGCGGCGCGGCTATCGCGTGCACGCCAACGATCACAATGCCTACGCCGCGGCACTCGCCACGTGCTACGTGCAGGCCGATCGGACGCGCTGGCTGGATCGGGCGACCCGGCTGATCGAGGAGCTCGACAAGCTCTCGGGGAAGCCCGGGTGGTTCACCGAGACCTTCTGCGTCCGTTCTCGCTACCTGCAGCCCATGAATGGCGCTCGGGTGGATGCCATCCGCGACCGGATCGCGTGTCTATCCCTCGAGCCCGAGCTCGAAGCCATCGCGATCGTCAGCCTGATGGAGGCCGCCGATCGTGTGGACTCCACGACCGGCGTGCAGATGGCCTACCTCAAGCGCTGGGCGGCGCGCTCGTGCCAGCCGTTGCGGTTGCGGGTGCCCGAGCTGCTCGACGGCCCGGGCGGAGCGTCGTGCCTCGAAGCGATCGAGGCGGCCGGAAGCTTCCGCGCCGATCTGGTCTACCTCGATCCGCCGTACAATCAGCACTCCTATCTCGGCAACTACCACGTGTGGGAGTCCCTGGTGCGCTGGGACAAGCCCGAGGTCTACGGCGTGGCCATGAAGCGCCGCGACGTGCGCGAGCGCGGCAGCCTCTTCAACCGGCGCGGCTCGATCGAGCCGGCGCTGCGGGACGTGGTGATGGCGCTCGACGCGCGCTGGATCCTGGTCTCGTTCAGCGACGAGGGCTACCTCACGCCCGGCCAGATCGAGGCCATTCTGCGTGAGCGCGGACCGGTGACGCGCAGAGCCGTTCCCCATCGGCGCTACGTCGGGCATCGAATCGGGATCTACAACCCGAAAGGCGTCAAGGTCGGGACCCCGGGCCCGGGGACGAACCGCGAGCTGCTGTTCCTGGTGGAAACCGGTCCGACGGCGCGGCGGGCCCGAATTGCCCGAGCCACGCGGGTTTCCGCGGCGGCCGAGTCCGCGGTCAATTGA